Proteins from one Peromyscus eremicus chromosome 8a, PerEre_H2_v1, whole genome shotgun sequence genomic window:
- the Pdk2 gene encoding pyruvate dehydrogenase kinase, isozyme 2: MRWVRALLKNASLAGAPKYIEHFSKFSPSPLSMKQFLDFGSSNACEKTSFTFLRQELPVRLANIMKEINLLPDRVLGTPSVQLVQSWYVQSLLDIMEFLDKDPEDHRTLSQFTDALVTIRNRHNDVVPTMAQGVLEYKDTYGDDPVSNQNIQYFLDRFYLSRISIRMLINQHTLIFDGGTNPAHPKHIGSIDPNCSVSDVVKDAYDMAKLLCDKYYMASPDLEIQEVNATNTNQPIHMVYVPSHLYHMLFELFKNAMRATVESHESSLTLPPIKIMVALGEEDLSIKMSDRGGGVPLRKIERLFSYMYSTAPTPQPGTGGTPLAGFGYGLPISRLYAKYFQGDLQLFSMEGFGTDAVIYLKALSTDSVERLPVYNKSAWRHYQTIQEAGDWCVPSTEPKNTSTYRVS, from the exons ATGCGCTGGGTCCGGGCGCTGTTGAAGAATGCGTCCCTAGCAGGGGCGCCCAAGTACATCGAGCACTTCAGCAAGTTCTCTCCGTCCCCGCTGTCCATGAAGCAGTTTCTAGACTTTG GATCCAGCAATGCCTGCGAGAAAACTTCCTTCACCTTCCTCCGGCAGGAGCTACCCGTGCGCCTGGCCAACATCATGAAAGAGATTAACCTGCTGCCCGACCGAGTGCTGGGCACCCCCTCGGTGCAACTggtgcagagctg GTATGTCCAGAGTCTGCTGGACATCATGGAATTCCTGGACAAGGACCCGGAGGATCACCGGACCCTAAGCCA GTTCACCGATGCCCTGGTCACCATCCGGAACCGGCACAATGACGTGGTGCCCACCATGGCGCAGGGAGTGCTGGAGTACAAGGACACTTACGGCGATGACCCGGTCTCCAACCAGAACATTCAGTACTTCTTGGACCGCTTCTACCTCAGCCGCATCTCCATCCGCATGCTCATCAACCAGCACA CCCTCATCTTTGATGGGGGTACCAACCCAGCTCACCCCAAACACATTGGCAGCATCGACCCCAACTGCAGCGTGTCTGACGTGGTGAAAG ATGCCTATGACATGGCCAAGCTCCTGTGTGACAAGTATTATATGGCTTCACCTGACCTAGAGATCCAGGAAGTTAATG CGACCAACACCAACCAGCCCATTCACATGGTCTACGTCCCTTCCCACCTCTACCACATGCTCTTCGAGCTCTTCAAG aATGCCATGCGGGCCACTGTGGAAAGCCACGAGTCCAGCCTCACTCTCCCCCCTATCAAGATTATGGTGGCCTTGGGTGAAGAAGATCTGTCCATCAAA ATGAGTGACCGAGGTGGGGGTGTCCCCTTGAGGAAGATTGAGAGGCTCTTCAGCTACATGTACTCCACAGCCCCCACACCCCAGCCTGGCACTGGGGGTACCCCGCTG GCTGGCTTTGGATATGGACTCCCCATTTCCCGTCTCTACGCCAAGTACTTCCAAGGGGACTTGCAGCTCTTCTCTATGGAGGGCTTTGGGACAGATGCTGTCATCTATCTCAAG GCCCTGTCCACGGACTCAGTGGAGCGCCTGCCTGTCTACAACAAGTCTGCCTGGCGCCACTATCAGACCATCCAGGAGGCCGGTGACTGGTGTGTGCCCAGCACAGAGCCCAAGAACACATCGACGTATCGGGTCAGCTAG